The following coding sequences are from one Haploplasma axanthum window:
- the def gene encoding peptide deformylase, translating into MILMDDIIREGHPTLTKKAKEVTLPLSINDKKILKEMLEFVKNSQDDEIATEYDLRPGVGIAAPQINISKRMFVIYVEDFNGILYEYALINPVLTVVNNSEIYVPGGEGCLSVDRVTKGLTPRYQEINIKALRYDVASDLVIPIELNVSGYVAIVFQHEYDHIEGIMFTDKLYDELPNAKPAFEIISPED; encoded by the coding sequence CTAAAAAAGCAAAGGAAGTTACTCTTCCTCTATCAATTAATGATAAAAAAATATTAAAAGAAATGCTTGAGTTTGTCAAGAACTCACAAGATGATGAGATTGCTACTGAATATGATTTGAGACCAGGTGTTGGAATTGCTGCTCCACAAATAAACATCAGTAAAAGAATGTTTGTTATTTATGTTGAAGACTTCAATGGCATCTTATACGAATACGCATTAATAAACCCTGTTTTAACAGTTGTTAATAATAGTGAGATTTATGTACCAGGAGGCGAAGGTTGTCTAAGTGTTGACCGAGTTACAAAGGGTTTAACCCCTAGATATCAAGAGATTAACATTAAAGCTCTTCGTTATGATGTTGCTTCTGACTTAGTTATTCCTATCGAATTAAATGTTTCAGGCTATGTTGCCATTGTTTTCCAACATGAATATGATCACATCGAAGGAATTATGTTTACTGATAAATTATATGATGAACTACCAAACGCAAAACCTGCTTTTGAAATTATTAGTCCCGAAGATTAA
- a CDS encoding apurinic/apyrimidinic endonuclease family protein, giving the protein MRIIGYCDFDGTTIKEQIETANKLHVDHLIFRTYEDKNISILEDSEIKEISRELKLSKKDIMIIDPKIESYDLYDVDAYEKVLFEYEQAINQANKLKVNYILYRLPNFKNVLDEFDSVEKQLTPIIDLAKKSAKTLLIYPEKEKTNVLVYILKKYRKKDLSLIFNPAQTIKNGESPTTAYRLLKEYFQFFIAADTDSKSNPELLGYGKVKIIDLFKRMNRDNYKGYIVLDDSFPLFLDMQTTKKVPWFKKLFKSKNNSDNYLRGYSLRIFPNEPERIVDIFDIYENQVKALKIVFNLRD; this is encoded by the coding sequence ATGAGAATAATTGGATATTGTGATTTTGATGGAACAACAATTAAAGAACAAATTGAAACGGCTAATAAACTTCATGTTGATCATTTAATTTTTCGTACTTATGAAGACAAAAATATCTCTATATTGGAAGATAGTGAGATAAAAGAAATATCGAGAGAATTAAAATTAAGCAAAAAAGATATTATGATTATCGATCCTAAAATAGAATCGTATGATTTATATGATGTTGATGCTTATGAAAAAGTTCTTTTCGAGTATGAACAAGCAATTAATCAAGCAAATAAATTGAAAGTTAATTATATCTTGTACCGTCTACCCAATTTTAAGAATGTTCTTGATGAGTTTGATTCAGTTGAAAAACAATTAACACCGATAATTGATCTAGCAAAGAAAAGCGCTAAAACATTGTTAATTTATCCTGAAAAAGAAAAAACAAATGTCTTAGTTTATATATTAAAAAAATATCGCAAAAAAGATTTATCATTAATTTTTAATCCAGCACAAACTATTAAAAATGGTGAATCGCCAACAACAGCATATCGCTTATTAAAAGAATATTTTCAATTTTTCATTGCTGCAGATACAGATTCTAAATCGAATCCTGAACTCTTAGGATATGGTAAAGTTAAGATTATTGATTTGTTTAAAAGAATGAATCGTGATAATTATAAAGGTTATATAGTGTTAGATGATAGTTTCCCTTTATTTTTAGATATGCAAACAACAAAAAAAGTTCCTTGGTTTAAGAAACTTTTTAAATCTAAAAATAACTCAGATAATTATTTAAGAGGATATTCATTAAGAATTTTTCCTAATGAACCAGAAAGAATTGTTGATATCTTTGATATCTATGAGAATCAAGTTAAAGCCTTAAAGATTGTTTTTAATCTTCGGGACTAA
- a CDS encoding TrmH family RNA methyltransferase: MIISKDNETIKYLKKLKQKKYRDAENKFLVFGDHLVSEALNNGKVLNIYTSNENKEGILITDNIMKELNFTETPYDILAVCEKVDKDFKSDKILVLEDVQDPDNVGALLRSASAFGFRTVLLSNKCADCYNEKTIRASKGAIFHLDIKRVDVYKKINELKELGYVIYTTDVRGTNKGKLLDNCVLVLGNEGQGVTDQMQGLADYKLTIKTENVESLNVAIAGSILMYEWSKI, translated from the coding sequence ATGATTATATCTAAAGATAATGAAACAATTAAATATTTAAAAAAGTTAAAACAAAAAAAATACCGAGATGCTGAAAATAAGTTCTTGGTTTTTGGTGATCATTTAGTTTCGGAAGCATTAAATAATGGTAAAGTTTTAAATATTTATACCTCTAATGAAAATAAAGAAGGAATTTTAATTACCGATAATATAATGAAAGAATTAAACTTTACAGAAACACCATATGATATTTTAGCTGTTTGTGAAAAAGTTGATAAAGATTTTAAAAGTGATAAAATATTAGTATTAGAGGATGTTCAAGATCCTGATAATGTTGGAGCATTATTAAGAAGTGCTTCAGCATTTGGGTTTAGAACAGTTTTATTATCAAATAAATGTGCTGATTGTTACAATGAGAAAACGATTAGAGCATCAAAAGGAGCAATCTTTCATTTAGATATTAAAAGAGTTGATGTCTATAAGAAAATAAATGAATTAAAAGAATTAGGATATGTGATTTATACTACAGATGTAAGAGGAACTAATAAGGGTAAGTTATTAGATAATTGTGTACTTGTCTTAGGAAATGAAGGACAAGGAGTAACGGACCAAATGCAAGGTTTAGCAGATTATAAACTAACAATTAAAACTGAAAATGTTGAAAGTTTGAACGTTGCTATTGCAGGGTCAATACTAATGTATGAATGGAGTAAAATATGA
- the thiI gene encoding tRNA uracil 4-sulfurtransferase ThiI — MKLLVRFGDLMLKGKNKKIFINSLNKHVSKKFSDLDVIVDKRHDRLYLEFNEELKSEIEKRIMQIPGIHSYSVVYDADKNIESIVKKAIEVLNIELNNDKEYTFKVETKRSDKSFEYLSNDFTRAVAPLILKESDKKLLVDVKNPEVVLNINIRTEGAYLYLTSKLALGGFPATIAGRGLLMMSGGIDSPVSAFLAIKQGIEIELLHFESSPLTPLESVNKVHDLATKLAVFLPNEKIKLHVVPFMKLHEQLLNNVSESYVITIMRRMMYRIAERFANERSIKVLVNGESVGQVASQTLSSIKVVENVTNIPVLRPVITYDKKEIMDIAERIDTFKISIKPFNDCCSIYVPKNPVISPTIEKAEFEESKFDYNLFIDETMKNIKTIVVSKNSVRDFSMYGFTFLEAYENMENEK, encoded by the coding sequence ATGAAATTATTAGTAAGATTTGGCGATTTAATGCTTAAAGGTAAAAACAAGAAGATCTTTATAAATAGCCTTAATAAACATGTGAGTAAAAAATTTAGTGATTTAGATGTAATTGTTGATAAAAGACATGATCGATTATATTTAGAATTTAATGAAGAATTAAAAAGCGAAATAGAGAAACGAATTATGCAAATACCTGGTATTCATTCATATAGTGTTGTCTATGATGCAGATAAAAATATTGAATCGATTGTTAAAAAAGCGATTGAAGTATTAAATATAGAACTTAATAATGATAAAGAGTATACGTTTAAAGTAGAAACAAAGAGAAGTGATAAATCATTCGAATATTTAAGTAATGATTTTACAAGAGCTGTTGCTCCACTTATTTTAAAAGAAAGTGATAAGAAATTACTTGTTGATGTTAAAAATCCCGAAGTTGTTTTAAATATTAATATTAGAACAGAGGGAGCATATCTATATTTAACAAGCAAACTTGCTCTTGGTGGCTTTCCGGCGACTATAGCAGGTAGAGGCTTATTAATGATGAGTGGTGGAATCGATAGTCCTGTATCAGCTTTTCTAGCTATTAAGCAAGGAATTGAAATTGAACTTCTTCATTTTGAATCCAGTCCGTTAACACCACTTGAGTCTGTTAATAAAGTCCATGATTTAGCAACCAAATTAGCAGTTTTTCTTCCAAATGAAAAAATTAAGTTACATGTTGTTCCATTTATGAAATTACATGAACAATTGTTAAATAATGTTTCAGAGTCGTATGTAATTACAATAATGAGAAGAATGATGTATCGAATTGCTGAGAGATTTGCTAATGAAAGAAGTATTAAAGTTTTGGTAAACGGTGAATCTGTTGGACAAGTTGCTTCACAAACTTTAAGTAGTATTAAAGTGGTTGAAAATGTAACTAATATTCCAGTTTTAAGACCTGTAATTACTTATGATAAAAAAGAGATTATGGATATTGCTGAAAGAATTGATACATTTAAAATATCAATTAAACCATTCAATGATTGTTGTTCGATTTATGTACCTAAGAATCCTGTGATTAGTCCAACTATTGAAAAAGCTGAGTTTGAAGAATCAAAATTCGATTATAATTTATTTATTGATGAAACAATGAAGAATATAAAAACAATTGTCGTTTCAAAAAATAGTGTTAGAGATTTTAGTATGTATGGTTTTACATTTTTAGAAGCATATGAAAATATGGAGAATGAAAAATGA
- the rpsD gene encoding 30S ribosomal protein S4 — MSRFTGSTWKVSRRLGFSISETGKELKKRPYAPGQHGKRRSKPSDYGLQLAEKQKVRFTYGVSEKQFHKTFLEARQLTGVHGENFLKLLESRLDNVVYRLGLAKTRSQARQLVNHGHILVDGKKVDIPSYRLQPGQTIALKEKSQSLKIVVEALESQFNPVDYVNYDKDKKSGTFVRYPERNEFLSEVNEQLIVEFYNR; from the coding sequence ATGTCAAGATTTACAGGTTCAACTTGGAAAGTTTCAAGACGTTTAGGATTTTCAATTTCAGAAACAGGAAAAGAATTAAAGAAGCGTCCATACGCTCCAGGTCAACACGGTAAAAGACGTTCTAAACCAAGTGACTATGGTCTACAATTAGCTGAAAAACAAAAGGTTCGTTTTACATATGGAGTTTCTGAAAAACAATTCCATAAAACATTCCTTGAAGCTCGTCAGTTAACTGGAGTTCATGGTGAGAATTTCTTAAAATTATTAGAATCTCGTTTAGACAACGTTGTATACCGTTTAGGATTAGCTAAAACTAGATCACAAGCTCGTCAATTAGTTAACCATGGTCATATTTTAGTTGATGGAAAAAAAGTAGATATTCCATCATATAGATTACAACCAGGACAAACTATTGCATTAAAAGAAAAATCACAAAGCTTAAAGATTGTTGTTGAAGCATTAGAATCACAATTCAATCCAGTTGATTACGTTAACTATGACAAAGACAAGAAATCTGGAACATTCGTAAGATACCCAGAAAGAAATGAATTCTTATCAGAAGTTAATGAACAATTAATCGTAGAATTCTACAACAGATAA
- the msrA gene encoding peptide-methionine (S)-S-oxide reductase MsrA gives MEKEIVFAGGCFWGVDAYFKDVLGVIETKTGYANGNTKNPTYEDVCAGIATHAEVVYIKYDGNKTNLNILLDHFFRIVNPYTLNKQGNDIGIQYRSGIYYSNLDDKKIVADYINKLQAKSDRKIVVAVEELRNFYEAEEYHQDYLTKNPKGYCHIDLGLLKEEEKNPGK, from the coding sequence ATGGAAAAAGAAATAGTATTTGCAGGTGGCTGCTTTTGGGGCGTTGATGCATATTTTAAAGATGTATTAGGAGTAATTGAAACTAAGACTGGATATGCAAATGGAAATACAAAAAATCCAACATATGAAGATGTTTGTGCAGGAATTGCTACACATGCAGAGGTTGTATATATAAAATATGATGGTAATAAAACAAATCTTAATATCTTACTAGATCATTTCTTTAGGATTGTAAATCCATACACATTAAATAAACAAGGAAATGATATTGGAATTCAATATCGTAGTGGTATATATTATAGTAATTTAGATGATAAAAAAATTGTTGCTGATTATATTAATAAGTTACAGGCGAAGTCTGATAGAAAGATTGTTGTTGCTGTTGAAGAATTAAGAAATTTTTATGAAGCTGAAGAATATCATCAAGATTATTTAACTAAGAATCCTAAAGGATATTGTCATATTGATTTAGGGTTATTAAAAGAAGAAGAAAAAAATCCGGGAAAATAA
- a CDS encoding thioredoxin family protein, with protein MIYMSNEKQIEDIISKNKNLILIFVKGTNCGVCHAVENRINSTFQNLYPTLDIHYLEIDNSPMFRGQHLIFTIPTLLLFYENVEIHRESRIIDFHRLNKMIKRLI; from the coding sequence ATGATATACATGAGTAATGAAAAACAAATTGAAGATATAATATCTAAAAACAAAAACCTTATTTTAATCTTTGTAAAAGGAACTAACTGTGGTGTTTGTCATGCAGTAGAAAATAGAATTAATAGTACTTTTCAAAATCTATACCCTACTCTTGATATACATTATCTTGAAATAGATAATAGCCCTATGTTTAGAGGTCAACATTTAATTTTTACAATTCCAACTTTACTATTATTCTATGAGAATGTTGAAATCCATCGTGAATCAAGAATTATTGATTTTCATAGACTAAACAAAATGATTAAGAGACTAATATAA
- a CDS encoding class I SAM-dependent rRNA methyltransferase: MEICKIYLKKKEEERLLKGHSWVFGNEIDRFEGKIKSGDIAYVYSSKGEFIGKGFLNTTSKIFVRLLTRNENQVIDKNFFYELIYRSNKSRVDLGYSNSYRVLFGESDGVPGFIIDKYDEYLVVQILSYGIDLIKEMLIEILVEIFNPKGIYERSDAPVRKKEGLELFKGTIYGEVPDRVLIKENHLDMYVDVKNGQKTGTFLDQQDNYNAIKPYVKNKDVLDCFSNIGGFGLHALSFGAKNVTCVDISEHATNQIKENATLNNYKVETVTKDVFSLLREYQTEGKKFDTIILDPPAFAKKNDDTKKAYQGYKDINLNAMKLINEDGYLITCSCSYFMNPALFMEMVMDAASDAKKVAQMIEFRTQSKDHPALLGSDESFYLKILIVRIKSL; the protein is encoded by the coding sequence ATGGAAATTTGTAAAATATATTTAAAGAAAAAAGAAGAAGAACGTTTATTAAAAGGACATTCATGGGTATTTGGTAATGAAATAGATAGATTTGAAGGTAAGATTAAAAGTGGAGATATTGCTTATGTTTATTCATCAAAAGGTGAATTTATTGGAAAAGGATTTTTAAATACAACTTCAAAGATCTTTGTTAGATTATTAACGAGAAATGAAAATCAAGTTATTGATAAGAATTTTTTTTATGAACTAATTTATAGATCTAATAAATCAAGAGTAGATTTAGGATATTCAAATAGTTATCGTGTGCTTTTTGGTGAATCTGATGGTGTTCCAGGATTTATCATTGATAAATATGATGAATATTTGGTTGTTCAAATACTTTCATATGGCATTGATTTGATTAAAGAAATGCTAATAGAAATATTAGTGGAAATATTTAATCCAAAAGGAATATATGAAAGAAGTGATGCACCAGTTAGAAAAAAAGAAGGATTAGAATTATTTAAGGGAACGATATATGGTGAAGTTCCAGATCGAGTTTTGATTAAAGAAAATCATTTAGATATGTATGTTGATGTTAAAAATGGCCAAAAAACTGGAACATTTTTAGATCAACAAGATAACTATAATGCTATAAAACCATATGTAAAAAATAAAGATGTTTTAGATTGTTTTTCAAATATAGGTGGATTTGGATTACATGCTCTATCATTTGGTGCTAAAAATGTTACATGTGTTGATATATCAGAACATGCAACAAATCAAATAAAAGAAAATGCTACATTAAATAACTATAAAGTTGAAACAGTGACGAAAGATGTTTTTTCACTTTTAAGAGAATATCAAACTGAAGGTAAGAAATTTGATACAATTATCTTAGATCCACCAGCATTTGCTAAAAAGAATGATGATACAAAAAAAGCTTATCAAGGATATAAAGATATTAATTTAAACGCCATGAAATTAATTAATGAAGATGGCTATTTAATTACTTGTTCATGTTCTTATTTTATGAATCCAGCATTATTTATGGAAATGGTTATGGATGCTGCAAGTGATGCTAAAAAAGTAGCACAAATGATTGAATTTAGAACGCAAAGTAAAGATCATCCTGCACTCCTTGGTTCTGATGAATCTTTCTATTTAAAAATATTAATTGTAAGAATAAAAAGTTTATAA
- a CDS encoding deoxyribodipyrimidine photo-lyase codes for MNKKRRKELLSTNQKRDSKYVLYWMQQSMRVSYNHALLEAINISNQKNLPLLVCFTLTDGYLGANRRHYEFMLQGIKEVSNELNEMGISFVIKKGEPFEALKPLLLDADTIVMDYGYLKPQLKWRREVYDYCKGNLETNLIMIESDLIVPVKEAYEKTAYAAYAIRPHLLKKMNDYFDFNGLKEINNKAKLRIKSDFNFDRFHEELDLLKLDHSVKLNGFFKGGYSEAIKHLNLFFNNQLKEYEKRSDPSLNIQSYMSIYLHFGQISVLDIIERLKEYVFKYETNYANYDMFIEQLVVRRELAYNFVTYEKDYDLYEKMTLPWAYETIDKHKNDKRLIDYNLEELEYSKTHDEYFNAAMTEMRVTGFMANYMRMYWAKKIMEWSSSMKLAYERIVYLNNKYFLDGRDANSYMNIAWCFGRHDRPWKERNIFGTLRYMNADGLKRKFKIDKYVETVLNNYSILE; via the coding sequence ATGAATAAAAAAAGAAGAAAAGAATTATTGTCCACTAACCAAAAAAGAGATAGTAAATATGTTTTATATTGGATGCAGCAATCAATGAGAGTTTCCTATAATCACGCCCTTTTAGAGGCAATAAACATTAGTAATCAAAAGAACTTACCATTACTTGTTTGTTTTACTCTTACAGATGGATATTTAGGCGCGAATAGAAGACATTATGAATTTATGCTACAAGGTATTAAAGAGGTTTCTAACGAATTGAATGAAATGGGAATTAGCTTCGTTATAAAAAAGGGAGAACCTTTTGAAGCATTAAAACCACTACTGTTAGATGCTGATACAATTGTAATGGATTATGGGTATTTAAAGCCGCAATTAAAGTGGAGAAGAGAAGTCTATGATTACTGTAAAGGTAATTTAGAAACTAATTTAATTATGATTGAGTCGGATTTAATAGTTCCAGTTAAAGAAGCATATGAAAAAACAGCTTATGCTGCATATGCAATTAGACCACACCTTTTAAAGAAAATGAATGATTATTTTGATTTCAATGGATTAAAAGAGATTAATAATAAAGCTAAGTTAAGGATTAAATCAGATTTTAATTTTGATAGATTTCATGAAGAATTAGACTTATTAAAACTAGATCATTCGGTAAAATTAAACGGTTTTTTTAAAGGTGGATATAGTGAGGCAATTAAACATTTAAATCTTTTCTTTAATAATCAATTAAAAGAATATGAAAAGCGTAGTGATCCTTCATTAAATATTCAATCATATATGTCAATTTATCTTCACTTTGGTCAAATATCAGTTTTAGATATTATTGAAAGGCTAAAAGAATATGTTTTTAAATATGAAACAAATTATGCAAATTACGATATGTTTATTGAACAGTTAGTTGTTAGAAGAGAACTAGCATATAATTTTGTTACTTATGAAAAAGATTATGATTTGTATGAGAAAATGACTTTGCCTTGGGCGTATGAAACAATAGACAAACATAAGAATGATAAAAGACTTATAGACTATAATCTTGAAGAATTAGAATATTCAAAAACTCATGATGAATATTTTAATGCTGCTATGACTGAAATGAGAGTTACAGGTTTTATGGCTAATTATATGAGAATGTATTGGGCTAAGAAAATTATGGAATGGTCAAGTAGTATGAAATTGGCGTATGAAAGAATTGTTTATTTGAATAATAAATATTTTCTTGATGGAAGAGATGCTAATTCATATATGAATATCGCTTGGTGCTTTGGTAGACATGATAGGCCATGGAAAGAAAGAAATATTTTTGGAACTTTAAGATATATGAATGCTGACGGTTTAAAAAGAAAGTTTAAAATAGATAAGTATGTAGAAACTGTTTTGAATAACTATAGCATCTTAGAATAA
- a CDS encoding DUF92 domain-containing protein gives MEIFIGFLLSTIISLVAYRKKSLDLSGLVMAVIMGTLIYFFGTYIVFTLLMLFFISSSIITKFKKDETNDHEKRGRNYIQVIVNSLPALVFCIGYYFTKNHSFLVVAAVAIAASTSDTWASEIGKLSKGNVVSIINFKLISKGESGGISLVGTIASLIGSFFIGIAFLGLMIIEFKYSNQYLIYLIILIFGGFLGSIVDSYMGVLLQGKFLNKETNTKTEKRVKGNSYLLVSGFFFINNDVVNFLSTTIVAIIFGFIVIR, from the coding sequence ATGGAAATTTTTATTGGTTTTTTATTAAGTACAATTATATCTTTAGTCGCATATCGTAAAAAATCATTAGATTTGTCCGGATTAGTAATGGCTGTAATTATGGGGACACTAATATATTTCTTTGGAACATATATTGTTTTTACGCTTTTAATGTTATTTTTTATATCATCAAGTATCATTACAAAGTTTAAAAAAGATGAGACAAATGATCATGAGAAGAGGGGAAGAAATTATATTCAAGTTATTGTAAATTCACTTCCTGCATTAGTTTTTTGTATAGGTTATTACTTTACTAAAAATCATTCGTTTTTAGTAGTTGCTGCAGTTGCAATTGCTGCATCAACATCTGATACCTGGGCATCTGAGATTGGTAAATTATCAAAAGGTAATGTTGTTTCAATTATCAATTTTAAGCTAATTTCAAAAGGTGAATCTGGAGGGATTAGTTTAGTTGGAACTATTGCATCACTTATAGGAAGTTTTTTTATAGGTATTGCATTCTTAGGTTTAATGATCATAGAGTTTAAATATAGCAATCAATATTTAATTTATCTAATTATCTTGATATTTGGAGGATTTTTAGGAAGTATAGTTGATAGTTATATGGGAGTCTTACTACAAGGGAAGTTTTTAAATAAGGAAACAAATACTAAAACAGAGAAAAGGGTTAAAGGAAATTCTTATTTGTTAGTATCAGGTTTTTTCTTTATTAATAATGATGTTGTTAATTTCTTAAGCACAACAATAGTCGCAATTATTTTTGGGTTTATTGTTATTAGATAA
- a CDS encoding diacylglycerol/polyprenol kinase family protein: MNNILGVILSFVFVFLIIGASTILQKKQIIGEEGTRKLVHIGVSNWWFFVIFMFNNMYYAIIPPIIFIVLNYLSYKKNIFKSMERKEDNNLGTVYFPIALLILVIFSFTFMDPILAGIGILVLGYGDGIAAIIGKKYGKIKLLNNKTLMGSATMFIVSFIVSLVMLMAFMNLSVDVAIVLSIVAASVGMLVELITPFGLDNLSVPIIVSICLNILIAII, translated from the coding sequence ATGAATAATATATTAGGGGTTATCTTATCATTTGTTTTTGTGTTTTTAATAATTGGAGCATCAACAATTCTTCAAAAAAAACAAATAATTGGGGAAGAAGGAACAAGAAAACTTGTTCATATAGGAGTATCTAACTGGTGGTTTTTTGTTATTTTTATGTTTAATAATATGTACTATGCAATTATTCCACCAATCATTTTTATTGTTTTAAACTATTTATCATATAAGAAAAATATTTTTAAATCAATGGAAAGAAAAGAAGATAATAATTTGGGAACAGTTTATTTCCCAATTGCGTTATTAATTCTTGTTATATTCTCATTTACGTTTATGGATCCAATTCTTGCTGGAATAGGGATTTTAGTGTTAGGTTATGGTGATGGAATTGCAGCAATCATTGGAAAAAAATATGGTAAAATAAAACTATTAAATAATAAGACATTAATGGGAAGTGCAACAATGTTTATCGTTTCATTTATTGTTTCGTTAGTAATGTTAATGGCATTTATGAATTTAAGTGTTGATGTTGCTATTGTCTTATCAATTGTTGCTGCATCAGTTGGGATGCTTGTTGAACTTATCACGCCTTTTGGACTAGATAATCTATCAGTTCCAATTATTGTTAGTATCTGTTTAAATATATTAATAGCAATTATTTAA
- a CDS encoding phytoene/squalene synthase family protein: MNKGLMLDYKKCEMVIKKSSKTFYKAFSMLKDESRRNAVYAIYAYCRYADDIIDEANNFEGLIELYKELANFVTHNVANNYIFRALSDVRKKLYPSNFDFKPYFDMIEGQKMDFDFKEYKTLDELINYCTKVASSVGEMLVYVLTDSKEYKLLKEISFELGVAMQLTNILRDVGEDYDNKRVYLPTEILNQFNVDLDTIKNKQITEEFKNLFDYIANIAYQYYDKAKEKLYLFPKDSRIPLLIALKFYRGIIKACKDSEYDVLTKRNFVSKKDKIILLEEVKKEYE; encoded by the coding sequence ATGAATAAAGGATTAATGTTAGATTATAAGAAGTGTGAAATGGTTATTAAAAAGTCATCAAAAACCTTTTATAAAGCGTTTAGTATGTTAAAAGATGAATCAAGAAGAAATGCGGTTTATGCAATATATGCGTATTGTAGATATGCTGATGATATAATAGATGAGGCTAACAATTTTGAAGGTTTAATTGAACTGTATAAGGAACTTGCAAATTTTGTGACACATAACGTTGCTAATAATTATATCTTTAGAGCATTATCGGATGTTAGAAAAAAGTTATATCCGAGCAATTTTGATTTTAAACCATATTTTGATATGATTGAAGGTCAAAAAATGGATTTTGATTTTAAAGAGTATAAAACACTTGATGAACTAATCAATTATTGTACAAAAGTGGCATCAAGTGTTGGTGAAATGCTTGTTTATGTATTAACTGATTCAAAAGAATATAAATTGTTGAAAGAGATTTCTTTTGAACTTGGTGTTGCAATGCAACTTACAAATATATTAAGAGATGTTGGTGAAGATTATGATAATAAAAGAGTTTACTTACCAACAGAAATTTTAAATCAATTTAATGTTGATTTGGACACAATAAAAAATAAGCAAATAACAGAAGAGTTTAAAAACCTTTTTGATTATATTGCAAATATAGCTTATCAATATTACGATAAAGCAAAAGAGAAATTATATTTATTTCCTAAAGACTCTAGAATACCATTACTTATAGCACTTAAATTTTATAGGGGAATAATTAAAGCGTGTAAAGATAGTGAATACGATGTTTTAACTAAAAGAAATTTTGTTTCAAAAAAAGATAAAATCATTCTATTGGAAGAGGTAAAGAAAGAGTATGAATAA